ATCCTTTTCATTTTCAGATCGAACGGAAATCAAAATCAAGAGATAAGCCATAGAAAAGAAAGGGTTGATGGGAAAGAGCAAAATTACTTGTTGTCAAAGAAATCTCCGAAATCATCAATAAGAACAGCTGCAGGCAATGTATCATACAGGTGGAAAGCAGCAAAGTACTTGCGAATGTCTTCATCATCATTCACGTACCTACctcaaacaaaacaaagagcGAACGAATTTGAGTGTGAGAGATGGATGGATGATGGCATATATATTTGTAGTGAATGATACAATACAATACACGGGTTATGTTATGGGAGGGAGATACTTCATCTGTATACGGTGGAATACATGAGAAGAGGGGTCAATACCCTGAAATTCAGAAAAACAACACGAAATGAAGTTTTGAGAAATGGATGttaaagagggagagaagagagatAGCTACCTGAGAAAGAAAAGGGGGTTTGGAATCCAACCTATGGCGGTTGCAAATGAAGATGACTTTGTTATTTGAGTCGGAGTGCAGTGCTACATTGAATGCAAATTGGAAAAGAAGAGAAGTCTTCCCACTGTATAACGTAAAATTGGATCATTAAGAATTGAAACAAGTCATGTCATATTCAATTTTCAGAGAGAGGAAATACGAAGAAGGAGGGCCAGAGAGAAGGAGTAGATTGGAAGAAGGATTTTCAAATGGTTGAAGCTGCTGGCTACTGCTACTGCTGCTGCAGAAGAACATCTCCTCCAATATCATCACTCCACGCCGTCGTTTAGCTTCCCAGCTGCCGTTCACTTTTCTACATCAAGAATGGTTAACCCGGTGTTCCTTTTGGTTTTAGCGGGCCAGACTCACGAACAACGAATCAATGATTTACAAGactattttttacacttttattatattttttctctctccttatttctttcttaattaatgCTTCAAATAAAGTATAAGTGCAAAAATAATAACTGGATAAAAAACACATACCAGCATAAAAGGTTTTCGTTGGAGAGAAACAAGAAACGGAAGAAAGGAGATTTTGTTgatgaattaaaaagtaaataatttaattattttacttttaaaaaatagattaaatgtaaaatttagaaATTCTAAGTTATTACTGTTTGAGGAAGAACTTAATATATTCATATCAATCAAGgcttttgtaattaaaagaaaaaaaaaattactagcaGCAACCCAAGTGGTAACGTTTAAAATATTTGGTATCATGAGAAAACATTTGAACAATAAAAGTTGTAACAGTTGGATAGTAAATTTACATGTATATAAACATGactaatatgaatttttttaacacaactaATTTTCTCAAATTCCTCTTATTTCTTCATAATCacatttctttatcttttttacaCGTTATCTAAAAGTTCATTTTCATCCATTTATTTTACTCACATTTCAAATCCTCAACTTTCTCTTATTGGTGGCCccgtttagttttttttttgtggtattAGATTACAAGAATTGGATATTTATGAAGTGCTcaagttcttttaaaaaaaatgatttatgtaTACAAGTGATACTCACTTGAAAACTCCAAACAAAGTTTTAAGAGATTTTGGAGCATGGATCAATGTTCTCTCTCCACATCCCACCCAATAGCTAAAATACGTAGAAGTGTTATATACTGCTTCAGGCTAGAAATGGTTTTTCATGTCCCCACTGCATTTCCTAACATACGGATAGTAACTTTTGGGTAAATACAGAATTGGACAtgaaaaaatagagaaacacACGTATGCAACATGCAAGCAAACCACCAAGACCGAATGAGATTAAGAATCCGTTCTGcaaagtaaattgaaataaaaattttaaattaaagtaaaatgtaAATCACATCTCATTTTACTATGCATTTCAACTCTCTTTCCCTCAAACGAACAGGCCCTAAAGGCTAAAGCTAATTTTGACGCTTCAgtgaaggaaggaaaagatgTTGGTATGGGCGTAATTTTTAGAGACAGTGCGGGGGAAGTGTGAAGTGTTGGCTGGTGCAACGAGACATGCCTCAAGAATACCAACCAAAAGTTGCAGCATGACTGGCCCTGAGGACTGAGGTGGAGTATTCAACAAGTAGCCAAAGACTTGCTTCTTCATGAGGCTAACTTTGAATCTGATTGCCAGGAACTATGTATGGCTTGGGAGAAAAAGGTGGTAGAACAATGTTCTTACTTATCAATGAAAAGAACAAGTAAACACTCTGATATTTCTTGGTTTTCCTTGAAATGTATTGGTTCGTTCTCATCATTTGTGCCATAAGTAATTGACATAAGTTACACACTTACACCCTTGATACTTTAATTtaggataattttattttttaacagggTATATAGCACCGCAATTA
The nucleotide sequence above comes from Glycine soja cultivar W05 chromosome 11, ASM419377v2, whole genome shotgun sequence. Encoded proteins:
- the LOC114374800 gene encoding uncharacterized protein LOC114374800 isoform X1, which translates into the protein MILEEMFFCSSSSSSQQLQPFENPSSNLLLLSGPPSSGKTSLLFQFAFNVALHSDSNNKVIFICNRHRLDSKPPFLSQGIDPSSHVFHRIQMKYVNDDEDIRKYFAAFHLYDTLPAAVLIDDFGDFFDNKICQQRYSNPRGRDMAMVKTLALCHNAITFANQKGSCKVLLSDTHTHQRDSPRFHFIYKKWIQTTFTIKVSGVAEGDVSGSFILKDRSHSPTDHTATIKAAAKYSIALQYLVFHGLVEEDQLQYIQN
- the LOC114374800 gene encoding uncharacterized protein LOC114374800 isoform X2 produces the protein MILEEMFFCSSSSSSQQLQPFENPSSNLLLLSGPPSSGKTSLLFQFAFNVALHSDSNNKVIFICNRHRLDSKPPFLSQGIDPSSHVFHRIQMKYVNDDEDIRKYFAAFHLYDTLPAAVLIDDFGDFFDNKICQQRYSNPRGRDMAMVKTLALCHNAITFANQKGSCKVLLSDTHTHQRDSPRFHFIYKKWIQTTFTIKEGDVSGSFILKDRSHSPTDHTATIKAAAKYSIALQYLVFHGLVEEDQLQYIQN